The Croceicoccus marinus genome contains a region encoding:
- the tpiA gene encoding triose-phosphate isomerase encodes MAQRCYVVGNWKMHGMRADLSEARAIDRASLRLPKVEVAIAPPATLIATLRETVTQIGVGAQNCHRSEKGAHTGDISAPMLREAGADFVIVGHSERRADHGETNDDVKAKAEAAQAVDLGVILCVGESEEQRDSGEAEEIVARQLADCLPASAQRLSVAYEPIWAIGTGRVPSVQDVGTMHKWLRAVLMDRYGDEGKEIRILYGGSVKGDNAAELLSVPEVGGALVGGASLTADGFVPIIAAASALDEG; translated from the coding sequence ATGGCACAACGCTGCTATGTGGTCGGAAACTGGAAAATGCACGGCATGCGCGCCGATCTCAGCGAAGCGCGCGCCATCGACCGGGCGTCCTTGCGCCTTCCCAAGGTAGAGGTGGCGATTGCGCCGCCCGCGACCCTGATCGCGACCTTGCGCGAAACGGTGACCCAGATCGGGGTCGGTGCGCAGAATTGCCACCGATCGGAAAAGGGCGCGCATACCGGGGACATATCCGCCCCGATGCTGCGCGAGGCGGGTGCGGATTTCGTCATCGTGGGCCATTCCGAACGCCGCGCCGATCACGGCGAGACCAATGACGACGTCAAGGCAAAGGCGGAAGCCGCGCAGGCGGTCGACCTTGGCGTGATCCTGTGCGTCGGCGAAAGCGAGGAACAGCGCGATTCGGGCGAGGCTGAGGAAATCGTCGCCCGCCAGCTGGCGGATTGCCTGCCCGCGTCGGCACAGCGGCTGTCCGTCGCCTATGAACCGATCTGGGCGATCGGCACCGGGCGCGTTCCCTCTGTCCAGGACGTGGGCACCATGCACAAATGGCTGCGCGCCGTGCTGATGGACCGCTATGGCGACGAGGGTAAGGAGATCCGCATTCTCTATGGCGGTTCGGTCAAGGGCGACAATGCCGCCGAACTGCTGTCCGTGCCCGAGGTCGGCGGCGCGCTTGTGGGCGGCGCAAGCCTGACCGCCGACGGCTTCGTGCCGATCATCGCCGCCGCTTCCGCGCTCGACGAGGGGTGA
- the trpE gene encoding anthranilate synthase component I, translating into MLESTAPHQADRDRDALAASHLRAGRAGVVWRKVIADCETPVAAAVKLIEPGRGDFLLESVEGGEIRGRYSLVGLDPDLVFRARGTEAEVNRDWRHDREAFVRLDDEPLTALRALAANCRFDVPAELPPALACLVGYFGYETIGLVEKIDRPAPNPLDLPDMIFTRPTLILVFDRLKDTLFCVAPVWPSDAKPDDAVAAAADRIEGCLAALQGARLSAPVLLNDQPEAALTPQLPKGRYGEMVLAAKEYITAGDIFQVVLAQRFTCPFPLPPLALYRALRRVNPSPFLYFLDLPGFALTGSSPEILVRVRGGGEGGPEVTIRPIAGTRPRGKDADEDHANRESLLADPKERAEHLMLLDLGRNDVGRVARPGTVKVTESYTVEHYSHVMHIVSNVVGELANHADAIDAMFAGFPAGTVSGAPKVRACQVIAELEPETRGAYAGGVGYFAPDGSVDSCIVLRTAVVKDGMMHVQAGAGIVADSDPAYEQRECEAKAGALLAAAKEALKLAGEAGYGQ; encoded by the coding sequence ATGCTCGAATCCACTGCCCCCCACCAGGCGGATCGCGACCGCGACGCCCTTGCCGCCAGCCACCTGCGCGCGGGGCGCGCGGGCGTCGTATGGCGCAAGGTGATCGCCGATTGCGAGACTCCGGTGGCCGCGGCGGTCAAGCTGATCGAACCGGGCCGCGGCGACTTCCTGCTCGAATCGGTCGAGGGGGGCGAGATTCGCGGGCGCTATTCGCTGGTCGGGCTGGACCCCGACCTGGTGTTTCGCGCACGCGGGACCGAGGCCGAGGTCAACCGCGACTGGCGGCATGACCGCGAGGCTTTCGTGCGCCTCGACGACGAGCCGCTTACCGCGCTGCGCGCGCTGGCGGCCAATTGCCGGTTCGACGTGCCCGCGGAACTGCCGCCCGCGCTCGCCTGCCTGGTCGGCTATTTCGGTTACGAGACGATCGGTCTGGTCGAGAAGATCGACCGCCCGGCGCCCAATCCGCTGGACCTGCCGGACATGATCTTCACCCGGCCGACGCTGATCCTGGTGTTCGACAGGCTGAAGGACACCTTGTTCTGCGTCGCGCCGGTATGGCCGTCGGATGCAAAGCCCGACGATGCGGTGGCCGCCGCCGCCGATCGGATCGAGGGCTGCCTTGCCGCGCTGCAAGGCGCGCGGCTCTCGGCACCCGTGCTCCTGAACGATCAGCCCGAAGCTGCGCTGACCCCGCAATTGCCCAAGGGGCGCTACGGCGAAATGGTGCTGGCGGCGAAGGAATACATCACCGCGGGCGACATCTTCCAGGTCGTGCTGGCGCAGCGCTTTACCTGCCCCTTCCCGCTGCCTCCGCTGGCGCTCTATCGCGCGCTGCGGCGAGTGAACCCGTCGCCCTTTCTCTATTTCCTCGACCTGCCCGGTTTTGCACTGACGGGCTCCAGCCCCGAGATCCTGGTGCGGGTGCGCGGCGGCGGCGAAGGCGGGCCCGAAGTGACCATCCGCCCCATCGCGGGCACCCGCCCGCGCGGCAAGGATGCCGATGAGGACCACGCGAACCGCGAAAGCCTGCTGGCCGACCCCAAGGAACGCGCCGAGCACCTGATGCTGCTCGACCTGGGCCGCAACGACGTGGGCCGCGTCGCACGTCCCGGCACGGTCAAGGTGACCGAAAGCTACACCGTCGAACATTACAGCCATGTCATGCACATCGTCTCGAACGTGGTGGGCGAACTGGCGAACCATGCCGATGCGATCGACGCGATGTTCGCGGGCTTCCCCGCTGGCACGGTCAGCGGCGCGCCCAAGGTACGCGCCTGCCAGGTCATCGCCGAGCTGGAGCCGGAAACCCGCGGCGCCTATGCGGGCGGTGTCGGCTATTTCGCGCCGGACGGGTCGGTGGACAGCTGCATCGTTCTGCGCACCGCGGTGGTAAAGGACGGCATGATGCATGTGCAGGCAGGCGCCGGGATCGTCGCCGATTCCGACCCGGCCTACGAACAGCGCGAGTGCGAGGCGAAGGCCGGTGCCCTGCTCGCCGCGGCGAAGGAAGCGCTGAAACTGGCCGGCGAAGCGGGCTACGGGCAATAA
- a CDS encoding CTP synthase has product MARYIFITGGVVSSLGKGLMAASLAALLQARGYKVRIRKFDPYLNVDPGTMSPYQHGEVFVTDDGAETDLDLGHYERFTGVSAHQGDNITSGRIYQSIIAKERRGDYLGATVQVIPHVTDAIKEFALADTEGLDFVLCEFGGTVGDIEGLPFIEAIRQLRNELPREQTAAIHVTLVPYIKAAGELKTKPTQHSVRELTSLGVQPDLLLCRCEHPLPDSERRKIAQFCNVRTEAVIPALDASSIYAVPLQYHAEGLDAEVLRHFRMDAPAPELSTWHDIVDRFEHPEGEVTIGVVGKYVGLPDAYKSLNEALVHGGMANRIKVNVKWIDAELFEQDEDDIVAQLEPMHGILVPGGFGERGSEGKISSVRFARERNVPFLGICLGMQMACIEGARNTAGIAAASSTEFGETSEPVVGIITEWMTPEGLEKRAEGGDLGGTMRLGAYDAKLSGNSRVANLYGGTDISERHRHRYEVNVAYREPLENGGLLFSGMSPDGLLPEIVERPDHPWFIGVQFHPEYKSRPFAPHPLFAGFIQAALDQSRLV; this is encoded by the coding sequence ATGGCGCGGTACATTTTCATCACCGGCGGCGTGGTCTCCTCGCTCGGCAAAGGTCTCATGGCGGCATCGCTCGCCGCCCTTCTGCAGGCGCGTGGCTACAAGGTCCGGATTCGCAAGTTCGATCCCTATCTCAATGTCGATCCGGGGACGATGAGCCCCTATCAGCACGGCGAGGTCTTCGTGACCGACGACGGGGCGGAAACCGACCTCGACCTTGGCCATTACGAGCGTTTCACCGGCGTTTCGGCGCATCAGGGCGACAACATCACGTCGGGCCGGATCTATCAGTCGATCATCGCCAAGGAGCGCCGCGGCGATTATCTGGGCGCGACCGTGCAGGTGATCCCGCACGTGACCGACGCGATCAAGGAATTCGCGCTGGCCGATACCGAGGGGCTGGATTTCGTCCTTTGCGAATTCGGCGGCACGGTCGGCGATATCGAGGGGCTGCCTTTCATCGAGGCGATTCGCCAGCTGCGCAACGAGCTGCCGCGCGAGCAGACCGCCGCGATCCACGTCACGCTGGTCCCCTATATCAAGGCCGCGGGCGAGCTTAAGACCAAGCCGACCCAGCACTCGGTGCGCGAGCTGACCAGCCTTGGCGTTCAGCCCGACCTGCTGCTGTGCCGCTGCGAACATCCGCTGCCCGACAGCGAGCGCCGCAAGATCGCGCAGTTCTGCAACGTGCGGACCGAGGCGGTCATTCCCGCGCTGGACGCCAGCAGCATCTATGCCGTCCCGCTGCAATATCATGCCGAGGGGCTGGACGCCGAAGTCCTGCGCCATTTCCGCATGGACGCCCCCGCGCCCGAGCTGTCGACGTGGCACGACATCGTCGACCGTTTCGAGCACCCCGAGGGCGAGGTCACGATCGGCGTGGTGGGCAAATATGTCGGTCTGCCCGACGCCTACAAGTCGCTGAACGAGGCGCTGGTCCACGGCGGCATGGCCAACCGCATCAAGGTCAACGTCAAGTGGATCGACGCCGAACTTTTCGAGCAGGACGAGGACGACATCGTCGCGCAGCTTGAACCGATGCACGGCATTCTGGTCCCCGGCGGGTTCGGCGAGCGGGGGAGCGAGGGCAAGATCTCCTCGGTCCGCTTCGCGCGCGAACGCAACGTGCCGTTCCTGGGCATCTGCCTCGGCATGCAGATGGCCTGCATCGAGGGCGCTCGCAACACGGCGGGCATAGCGGCTGCCAGCTCGACCGAGTTTGGCGAGACCAGCGAGCCGGTCGTGGGCATCATCACCGAATGGATGACGCCCGAAGGACTGGAAAAGCGCGCCGAGGGCGGCGATCTGGGGGGCACGATGCGGCTTGGCGCCTATGACGCAAAGCTGTCGGGCAACAGCCGCGTCGCCAATCTGTACGGCGGCACCGACATTTCCGAGCGCCACCGGCACCGCTACGAAGTCAATGTCGCCTATCGCGAGCCGCTGGAAAACGGCGGATTGCTGTTCTCGGGCATGTCGCCTGACGGCCTGCTGCCCGAAATCGTGGAGCGTCCCGACCATCCCTGGTTCATCGGCGTCCAGTTCCATCCCGAATACAAGAGCCGGCCGTTCGCGCCCCATCCGCTCTTCGCGGGCTTCATCCAGGCGGCGCTGGACCAGTCGCGTCTGGTCTGA
- a CDS encoding YdbH domain-containing protein, with amino-acid sequence MSENDDIELAGEGPIEDPVAEPARPSRASRICKRRLAADVALVFFAISLGIFAGLYVTRERLAGDLIDSTLDEYDIPARYDVVSIGPQQQVVENIVIGDPADPDMTIERAILSVDYRFGSPAIGTVRLENARMNGRWDGEKISFGALDPLLYEGGSDEPFALPDLDLVLVDGRASIRSPWGDAGVKLHGSGNLADGFEGVVGAVMPGLSLADCQGEGGSLYGTVQTRGERLIFEGPLRLSALDCGAAGSLGSSALQLRAQTADFAGFELRGRLTATQPQALPFEAAALTGDIALTRHADDGTLVSNFDLAATDASIGSVQAGELALNGRVRARRDLSFVAFNGALDGEGVMPGSQLNSQLASWQAAASGTLAAPLLGRLRRGLARELRGSSFSAELQARHEGGQTTMIVPQARWRGTSGQIILSVSRGQYVAGAGHAPNLAGNFSTGGVGLPRITGRMEERDDGMRSMVLTMADYSAGDARLAVPQLRIVQNAAGAVSLSGRVLASGAFPGGSVQGLDLPLSGGWSERSGLALGMRCIAPRFRSMQFASLTMQQQVLTLCPPSDGAIFRSGAQGTRFAAGVPDLSLSGELGGTPVEVSGGPVGFAVPGALAARDLTVRLGEGSSATDFILSEFTAVLGGELRGGFDDLEVRLASVPLDITRASGNWSFVDGVLSLSDAAIRVTDRAAQPRFNPMVASDASLTLADGRIAADAFLHEETSGRQVVDVDIVHDLGSGTGHADLDVPALSLDKRLQPTDLTPLALGVVANAEGVVTGRGRIDWNRQALTSTGSFTTESLDFAAAFGPVKGLKGTIRFTDLLGLVTAPDQRISVAEVNPGIPVENGTIRFALEPGKVFAFQSGQWPFMGGTLEMRPVRMTLGVEETRSYVFVITGLDAARFLERLGMANLSATGTFDGTLPVIFDSAGGRIEGGFLQSRPPGGNLSYVGALSYEDMPAIANFAFDALKSLDYREMTVGMDGALEGEIVTRVRIDGVSQGEGASKNIITRKLASLPVRFNVNIRAPFYQLFSSLKSLYDPSAVRDPRELGLLMQEDGELVPDPDAPEIPTDPEPAARNRLPRAEPSIHTAESETMP; translated from the coding sequence ATGAGCGAAAACGACGATATCGAGCTGGCTGGCGAGGGGCCGATCGAGGATCCGGTCGCGGAGCCCGCTCGCCCATCGCGCGCCAGCCGCATCTGCAAGCGGCGCCTGGCAGCCGATGTGGCGCTGGTGTTCTTCGCTATCTCGCTGGGCATCTTTGCCGGCCTTTACGTGACGCGCGAAAGGCTGGCCGGGGATTTGATCGATTCCACGCTGGACGAATACGACATCCCGGCCCGCTACGACGTGGTCTCGATCGGCCCGCAGCAGCAGGTGGTCGAGAATATCGTGATCGGCGATCCCGCCGACCCCGACATGACGATCGAGCGCGCGATCCTTTCGGTCGACTATCGCTTCGGCTCGCCCGCGATCGGAACGGTGCGGCTCGAGAATGCCAGGATGAACGGGCGCTGGGACGGCGAGAAGATCAGTTTCGGCGCGCTGGATCCGCTGCTTTACGAAGGCGGCAGTGACGAGCCATTCGCGTTGCCCGATCTCGATCTGGTTCTAGTGGATGGCCGTGCATCGATCCGCAGCCCATGGGGCGATGCCGGGGTGAAGCTGCATGGCAGCGGCAATCTGGCCGATGGCTTCGAGGGGGTCGTCGGAGCGGTCATGCCCGGCCTTTCGCTGGCCGACTGCCAAGGCGAGGGCGGCAGCCTGTACGGCACGGTGCAGACCCGCGGCGAGCGGCTGATTTTCGAGGGACCGCTGCGCCTGTCCGCGCTCGATTGCGGCGCGGCGGGTTCGCTTGGCTCCAGCGCCCTGCAACTGCGTGCCCAGACGGCGGATTTCGCCGGGTTCGAATTGCGCGGCCGGCTGACTGCCACGCAGCCGCAAGCCCTGCCTTTCGAAGCCGCCGCGCTGACCGGAGACATCGCCCTGACGCGTCACGCCGACGACGGCACGCTGGTGTCCAATTTCGACCTTGCCGCCACGGACGCTTCGATCGGCAGCGTCCAGGCCGGAGAGCTGGCGCTGAACGGCAGGGTAAGGGCGCGCCGCGATCTGAGCTTTGTCGCGTTCAACGGTGCGCTGGACGGCGAAGGCGTCATGCCGGGGTCGCAGCTGAATTCCCAGCTCGCCAGCTGGCAGGCCGCCGCCAGCGGCACGCTTGCCGCGCCGCTGCTAGGCAGGCTGCGCCGCGGCCTGGCGCGCGAATTGCGCGGCAGCAGCTTTTCGGCGGAACTGCAGGCTAGGCACGAAGGCGGGCAGACGACGATGATCGTCCCGCAGGCGCGCTGGCGGGGGACCAGCGGGCAGATCATCCTGTCGGTCTCGCGCGGGCAATATGTCGCCGGTGCGGGCCACGCGCCCAACCTGGCTGGCAATTTTTCGACCGGCGGGGTGGGTCTGCCGCGAATCACGGGCCGGATGGAGGAGCGCGATGACGGCATGCGCTCGATGGTCCTCACCATGGCCGATTACTCGGCGGGCGACGCCCGTCTGGCGGTGCCCCAATTGCGGATCGTGCAGAACGCGGCGGGGGCGGTATCGCTTTCGGGCCGGGTGCTGGCGAGTGGCGCGTTCCCCGGCGGTTCGGTCCAGGGGCTGGACCTGCCGCTTTCGGGCGGATGGAGTGAGCGGAGCGGGCTGGCGCTTGGCATGCGCTGCATCGCGCCGCGGTTCCGCAGCATGCAGTTTGCCAGCCTGACGATGCAGCAGCAGGTGCTGACGCTGTGCCCGCCAAGCGACGGCGCGATCTTCCGCAGCGGTGCACAGGGCACGCGCTTTGCCGCCGGCGTGCCCGACCTGTCGCTTTCGGGCGAGCTGGGCGGGACGCCGGTAGAGGTCAGCGGCGGCCCGGTCGGCTTCGCGGTTCCCGGAGCGTTGGCGGCGCGTGATCTGACCGTCAGGCTGGGCGAAGGCAGTTCGGCCACCGACTTCATCCTTTCGGAATTCACCGCAGTCCTGGGAGGCGAATTGCGCGGCGGATTCGACGATCTTGAAGTCAGGCTGGCTTCGGTTCCGCTCGACATCACGCGCGCGTCCGGAAACTGGTCGTTCGTCGATGGCGTGCTTTCGCTTTCGGATGCGGCGATCCGCGTTACCGACCGCGCTGCGCAGCCGCGGTTCAATCCGATGGTCGCCAGCGATGCCTCGCTGACATTGGCCGACGGCCGCATCGCCGCCGACGCGTTTTTGCATGAGGAAACCAGCGGGCGGCAGGTGGTGGATGTCGACATCGTGCATGACCTTGGCAGCGGGACGGGCCATGCCGATCTGGATGTGCCCGCGCTCTCGCTGGACAAGAGGCTGCAGCCGACCGATCTCACCCCGCTGGCGCTTGGCGTCGTCGCCAATGCCGAGGGCGTGGTCACGGGCAGGGGCCGGATCGACTGGAACCGACAGGCGCTGACGTCGACTGGCAGCTTCACTACCGAATCGCTGGATTTCGCGGCGGCCTTTGGCCCGGTGAAGGGTCTGAAGGGCACCATCCGCTTCACCGACCTGCTGGGTCTGGTCACCGCGCCCGACCAGCGGATCAGCGTGGCGGAGGTCAATCCCGGCATCCCGGTCGAGAACGGCACCATCCGCTTTGCGCTGGAACCTGGGAAGGTCTTCGCCTTCCAGTCGGGGCAGTGGCCGTTCATGGGCGGTACACTGGAAATGCGCCCTGTCCGCATGACGCTGGGGGTGGAGGAGACGCGCAGCTATGTCTTCGTCATCACCGGACTGGACGCTGCGCGCTTCCTGGAACGGCTGGGCATGGCGAATCTGTCCGCCACCGGCACGTTCGACGGCACGCTGCCGGTCATCTTCGACAGCGCGGGCGGCAGGATCGAGGGCGGGTTCCTGCAGTCGCGTCCACCGGGCGGCAATCTCTCCTATGTCGGGGCGCTTAGCTATGAGGATATGCCGGCGATCGCGAATTTCGCCTTCGATGCGCTGAAATCGCTGGATTACCGCGAAATGACCGTGGGCATGGACGGCGCGCTGGAGGGCGAGATCGTGACGCGCGTGCGCATCGACGGGGTCAGCCAGGGCGAGGGGGCGTCGAAGAACATCATCACGCGCAAGCTCGCCAGCCTGCCGGTCCGCTTCAACGTCAATATCCGCGCGCCCTTCTACCAGCTGTTTTCCAGCCTGAAGTCGCTCTACGACCCCTCCGCGGTGCGCGACCCGCGCGAGCTGGGCCTGCTGATGCAGGAGGACGGCGAGCTGGTGCCCGATCCAGACGCGCCCGAAATTCCAACCGATCCGGAACCCGCCGCCCGCAATCGCTTGCCGCGAGCCGAACCGTCCATTCACACTGCCGAAAGCGAGACCATGCCATGA
- a CDS encoding peptidylprolyl isomerase has protein sequence MIQGFRKLFQSPIGLVLTLGFVALIALAFASADITGSGFGGIAGGERVATVGDQKITTSDLRTTAGSAFEQARQNNPTASMEDFLEAGALDDLLDQMIARNALYDFGLSGGMRVGESLVGSELAQMPAFQGPDGKFSQDLYDQAVGRRGLSDQMVRDDIAQGLVSRMLLVPATYGDTAPAGIARRYAGLLNEARHGAVTLIPSPAFVDEGPVDDAVLRKYLAANRERYMLPERRTIRYASFGPDVLGDAVNATDAEIAERFRANASQYAAREEREIEQLIVPTEAAASALRQQVTSPSQLRAVAERQGLETNTVTATSRQQLASTSTPEVAAAVYGAQPGSIVGPVRGPLGYYLIRVGNVRSVPERSLADVRGELAEVIREEKTRTLLADRATEIEDRLQSGASLTDVAGSLGTEISTTPPLLEDGSVFGEGTVDPSEARLAQTAFAMQPGGDAQIAPGIDGQSYVIFAPGEVSRAAPPPFEEIEQALTRDYKLEQGSKQAKAASDKVLAAIRSGKSLSEALAALDIRTPPIDQIDLTRRQLLAQRQQRGIAPPLALMFTMAPDTAKRLEAPNGLGWFIVSLDSIDVPEIANDDPIIAQTQAELSNLRQQELVDQLRLAIAREVPVKRNDNAIAAVRDQLAPQSN, from the coding sequence ATGATCCAGGGTTTTCGCAAGCTATTCCAGTCACCGATCGGCCTTGTGCTGACGTTGGGGTTCGTCGCGCTGATCGCGCTTGCCTTTGCCAGCGCCGACATCACCGGGTCGGGCTTTGGCGGCATCGCGGGCGGTGAACGCGTGGCGACCGTCGGCGACCAGAAGATCACCACGTCCGATCTGCGCACCACGGCGGGCAGCGCGTTTGAACAGGCGCGCCAGAACAATCCCACCGCCTCGATGGAGGATTTTCTCGAGGCCGGGGCGCTGGACGATCTGCTCGACCAGATGATCGCGCGCAATGCGCTGTACGATTTCGGCCTGTCGGGCGGGATGCGGGTCGGCGAATCGCTGGTGGGAAGCGAACTTGCCCAGATGCCCGCGTTCCAGGGTCCCGACGGCAAGTTCAGCCAGGATCTGTACGACCAGGCGGTCGGCCGCCGCGGCCTGTCGGACCAGATGGTCCGCGACGACATCGCCCAGGGCCTCGTCTCGCGCATGCTGCTCGTGCCCGCGACCTATGGCGACACCGCGCCTGCCGGGATCGCGCGCCGCTATGCCGGCCTTCTGAACGAGGCTCGCCACGGCGCGGTGACGCTGATCCCCAGCCCCGCCTTCGTCGACGAGGGCCCGGTGGACGATGCGGTGCTGAGGAAATATCTCGCCGCCAATCGCGAACGCTACATGCTGCCGGAACGCCGCACGATCCGCTATGCCAGCTTTGGGCCGGACGTGCTGGGCGACGCCGTCAACGCGACGGATGCCGAGATCGCCGAACGCTTCCGCGCGAACGCCAGCCAATACGCCGCGCGCGAGGAGCGCGAGATCGAGCAGCTGATCGTCCCCACCGAAGCGGCCGCCAGCGCGCTGCGCCAGCAGGTCACCTCGCCCTCGCAACTGCGCGCGGTAGCCGAACGGCAGGGGCTTGAGACGAACACCGTCACCGCGACCAGCCGCCAGCAGCTTGCCTCTACCTCAACGCCCGAGGTAGCGGCGGCGGTCTATGGCGCGCAGCCCGGCAGCATCGTCGGCCCCGTGCGCGGGCCGCTTGGCTATTATTTGATCCGCGTCGGCAATGTGCGGTCGGTCCCGGAACGCAGCCTGGCCGATGTGCGCGGCGAACTGGCGGAGGTCATTCGCGAGGAAAAGACCCGCACCCTGCTTGCCGACCGCGCCACCGAGATCGAGGACCGGCTGCAATCCGGCGCGAGCCTTACCGATGTCGCGGGTTCGCTGGGTACCGAAATATCGACCACGCCGCCGCTGCTGGAAGACGGCAGCGTGTTCGGCGAAGGCACGGTCGATCCGTCCGAGGCACGGCTGGCGCAGACCGCCTTCGCGATGCAGCCGGGCGGCGATGCCCAGATCGCTCCGGGCATCGACGGGCAGAGCTATGTCATTTTCGCGCCCGGCGAAGTGAGCCGCGCCGCGCCCCCGCCGTTCGAGGAGATCGAGCAGGCACTGACCCGCGACTACAAGCTTGAACAGGGATCGAAGCAGGCCAAGGCCGCGTCCGACAAGGTGCTGGCCGCGATCCGCAGCGGCAAGAGCCTGTCCGAAGCGCTGGCGGCGCTCGACATCCGCACGCCGCCGATCGACCAGATCGACCTGACGCGCCGCCAGCTCTTGGCCCAGCGCCAGCAGCGCGGCATCGCGCCGCCGCTTGCGCTGATGTTCACCATGGCGCCCGATACCGCCAAGCGACTGGAAGCGCCCAACGGGCTCGGCTGGTTCATCGTCTCGCTCGACAGCATCGACGTGCCTGAAATCGCGAACGACGATCCAATCATCGCCCAGACCCAGGCCGAGTTGTCGAACCTGCGCCAGCAGGAGCTGGTCGACCAGCTGCGCCTTGCCATCGCGCGCGAAGTGCCGGTGAAGCGCAACGACAATGCCATCGCGGCGGTGCGCGACCAGCTCGCGCCGCAGAGCAACTGA
- a CDS encoding anthranilate synthase component II, with translation MILVIDNYDSFTWNLVHYLMEMGAKVDVVRNDAITAAEALASGARGFLISPGPCTPNEAGVSLDLVGACADAGSPLLGVCLGHQAIGQYFGGTVVRGGLMHGKTSPVDHDGTGVFKGLPSPFTATRYHSLVVEDVPACLTINASTPRPAEDGTHAMGFRHESLPIHGVQFHPESIATQHGHAMLANFLELCGIEATLPAEQAVVA, from the coding sequence ATGATCCTCGTCATCGACAATTACGACAGCTTCACCTGGAACCTCGTCCACTACCTGATGGAAATGGGCGCGAAGGTGGACGTGGTGCGCAACGATGCGATCACCGCGGCAGAAGCACTGGCTTCGGGCGCCAGGGGTTTTCTGATCTCGCCCGGGCCCTGCACGCCAAACGAGGCGGGAGTCAGCCTGGACCTGGTGGGTGCTTGCGCCGATGCAGGAAGTCCGCTGCTGGGCGTGTGCCTGGGCCATCAGGCGATCGGGCAGTATTTCGGCGGAACGGTCGTGCGCGGCGGGTTGATGCACGGCAAGACCTCGCCCGTCGATCATGACGGGACGGGCGTGTTCAAGGGGTTGCCCTCGCCCTTCACCGCGACACGCTATCATTCGCTGGTGGTCGAGGATGTGCCGGCCTGCCTGACCATCAACGCCAGCACGCCGCGCCCGGCCGAGGACGGCACCCACGCGATGGGCTTCCGGCACGAAAGCCTGCCGATCCACGGGGTGCAGTTCCATCCCGAAAGCATCGCCACCCAGCACGGCCACGCGATGCTGGCCAATTTCCTCGAACTCTGCGGGATCGAGGCGACGCTTCCCGCCGAGCAGGCAGTCGTTGCATGA
- the radC gene encoding RadC family protein: MAEGQDSLPIDAPAVQPQGKPGDGNDPRGHRSRLRERLLSGGIDALGDHEIVEYLLMTAIPRKDVKPIARSLLQRFGSLAGVFNADRKALADHPGMGETSAAALKIVGIAARRLARSQVQEQPILGSWQALIDYLTIDMAHLTVERVRVQYLNAQNRLIRDDHVGDGSLDEAAIHPREVIKRAMDLGAAALILVHNHPSGNPEPSRADIQITNRIAEAGRLLGVTVHDHIIVGRSGHVSLRSKGLI, encoded by the coding sequence ATGGCCGAGGGGCAGGATTCGCTGCCGATCGATGCACCCGCGGTTCAGCCGCAGGGCAAGCCGGGGGACGGCAACGACCCGCGCGGGCACCGCTCGCGCCTGCGCGAAAGGCTGCTGTCCGGCGGGATCGATGCATTGGGCGATCATGAAATCGTCGAATATCTTCTGATGACGGCGATACCGCGCAAGGACGTGAAGCCCATCGCGCGCAGCCTGTTGCAGCGGTTCGGAAGCCTTGCGGGCGTGTTCAATGCCGATCGCAAGGCCTTGGCCGACCACCCAGGTATGGGAGAGACCAGTGCGGCGGCGCTCAAGATCGTGGGCATTGCCGCGCGCCGTCTTGCCCGCAGCCAGGTCCAGGAGCAACCGATTCTGGGCAGCTGGCAGGCGCTGATCGACTATCTGACGATCGACATGGCGCATCTGACGGTCGAGCGGGTGCGCGTGCAGTATCTGAATGCGCAGAACCGGCTGATTCGCGACGACCACGTGGGCGACGGCTCGCTGGACGAGGCGGCGATCCACCCTCGCGAGGTGATCAAGCGTGCCATGGACCTGGGCGCTGCCGCGCTGATCCTGGTGCACAACCACCCCAGCGGCAATCCCGAACCCAGCCGCGCCGACATCCAGATCACCAACCGCATTGCCGAGGCCGGACGCCTGCTGGGCGTGACCGTGCACGATCACATCATCGTGGGGCGCAGCGGCCATGTGTCGCTGCGGTCGAAAGGTCTGATCTGA
- the secG gene encoding preprotein translocase subunit SecG yields the protein MSLFLFLTIVQAIVGAALVGAILMQQSEGGGLGVGGSPSGLMSARGAANFMTRATGILAVLFVVLSIILAALAVETTQGSDIDTSLDRSIPAVAPDPLAPAAPAAAPAPAGEGAPAAGGDPLAGAAE from the coding sequence ATGTCGCTTTTCCTGTTTCTTACCATTGTCCAGGCGATTGTCGGCGCTGCGCTGGTCGGCGCGATCCTGATGCAGCAGTCCGAAGGCGGCGGCCTTGGCGTGGGCGGCAGCCCGTCCGGATTGATGAGCGCGCGCGGCGCTGCCAATTTCATGACCCGCGCGACCGGCATCCTTGCCGTGCTGTTCGTGGTGCTGTCGATCATCCTGGCCGCGCTTGCCGTCGAAACGACGCAGGGTAGCGACATCGATACCTCGCTCGATCGTTCGATCCCGGCCGTGGCACCCGATCCGCTGGCGCCCGCGGCACCTGCGGCGGCACCCGCTCCCGCAGGCGAGGGTGCTCCGGCGGCTGGCGGCGATCCGCTGGCCGGCGCGGCGGAATAA